The Stomoxys calcitrans chromosome 3, idStoCalc2.1, whole genome shotgun sequence genome includes a region encoding these proteins:
- the LOC106082730 gene encoding uncharacterized protein LOC106082730, translating into MRATTHNLILLLLVLGLSGTWAIRCYQCSSDQDRKGFDSCGAYKPFNRTEHIAIECNSEESHMPGSFCMKVVQQGPRGFIWDGRWRQVIRRCASVADTGVTGVCNWGVSENGVYWEECYCSSDSCNSAETLTTAKSLWAAVILMCGFAFVRVVDN; encoded by the exons atGAGGGCTACAACGCACAACCTAATACTGCTTTTGCTTGTGCTAGGTCTAAGTG GTACATGGGCCATTCGATGCTACCAATGTTCCTCCGACCAAGATAGAAAAGGCTTCGATAGCTGTGGCGCCTACAAACCGTTCAATCGTACCGAACACATAGCCATTGAATGCAATAGTGAAGAGTCTCATATGCCTGGTTCATTTTGCATGAAGGTGGTACAACAAGGACCCCGTGGTTTTATAT GGGATGGCCGCTGGAGGCAGGTGATTAGACGTTGTGCCTCTGTTGCAGATACAGGTGTGACAGGTGTCTGCAATTGGGGTGTCTCTGAAAATGGAGTGTACTGGGAAGAATGCTATTGCTCCAGCGATAGTTGCAATAGTGCTGAAACCTTGACTACAGCAAAATCCTTGTGGGCTGCGGTCATTTTAATGTGTGGTTTTGCATTTGTTCGTGTTGTTGACAATTAG
- the LOC106082729 gene encoding uncharacterized protein LOC106082729 codes for MADKIKDERENEPAAETNGVKSPSLDDEIENPDIEPVPSTSEVAEEARPTNPEIETEVRESSTELSPQTVTSDVVVPTTSEEFQQHHELLQEQYENYKRIAKGFMNTLRRPKDIEICEDLLEKVERLNASQLLKVRRNNNIFFRYFLRVLKWTSENQPLHLYQKWYKLDEDVDLAMEETAKWLGDKKSYMASKCFSDGTTITYLAVSNNLEAGWQDAGLKILQRKLSCDRI; via the exons ATGGCAGACAAAATTAAAGATGAGAGAGAAAATGAGCCCGCAGCTGAAACAAATGGAGTGAAATCACCATCGTTAGACGACGAAATCGAAAATCCCGACATAGAACCTGTGCCATCGACATCCGAAGTAGCAGAAGAAGCGAGGCCGACGAACCCCGAAATAGAGACAGAAGTAAGGGAATCCAGCACAGAGCTATCACCACAAACAGTCACATCAGATGTTGTAGTACCAACCACATCAGAAGAGTTCCAACAACATCATGAACTCTTGCAAGAGCAATATGAGAACTATAAACGAATTGCCAAAGGATTTATGAATACTTTAAGGCGTCCAAAAGATATCGAAATTTGCGAGGATCTTCTTGAAAAAGTGGAAAGACTTAATGCAAGTCAACTTCTTAAAGTTAGAAGaaataataatatattttttcgttattttttacGTGTTTTAAAATGGACCAGTGAAAATCAACCACTGCACTTGTACCAGAAATGG tATAAATTGGATGAAGATGTTGATTTAGCCATGGAGGAAACCGCCAAATGGTTGGGCGATAAAAAATCGTACATGGCTTCGAAATGTTTCAGCGATGGTACCACTATTACCTATCTTGCTGTATCCAATAATCTTGAAGCTGGTTGGCAAGATGCAGGTCTGAAGATTTTGCAACGAAAACTTTCTTGTGATAGAATTTGA